A portion of the Stigmatella aurantiaca DW4/3-1 genome contains these proteins:
- a CDS encoding LptA/OstA family protein, with protein MIEFLAMAFLVAEPTAAADGGADGGTRPPMLGSVALRDPVEITAGLVTGGRDSTTFTGNVKVKHRTMDLRCQKMTAFYTSSREVTRVECTGGVEAQDGDRYARGDRAEYNVSSGVLVVTGSPEARQGATYMTGTKVRLTLGSERVEVENARIVVETAPKASLPRGKPAPKKP; from the coding sequence GTGATTGAGTTTCTCGCGATGGCGTTCCTCGTCGCCGAGCCCACGGCCGCGGCCGATGGCGGGGCGGATGGGGGCACGCGGCCGCCCATGCTCGGGTCCGTGGCGCTGCGTGACCCCGTGGAGATCACCGCGGGCCTCGTCACCGGCGGCCGGGACTCGACGACCTTCACCGGCAACGTGAAGGTGAAGCACCGCACGATGGACCTGCGCTGCCAGAAGATGACGGCCTTCTACACCTCGAGCCGCGAGGTGACGCGCGTGGAGTGCACCGGTGGCGTGGAGGCCCAGGACGGGGACCGGTATGCCCGGGGCGACCGGGCCGAATACAACGTGTCCAGCGGGGTGCTGGTGGTGACGGGCTCGCCGGAGGCGCGGCAAGGCGCCACCTATATGACGGGGACGAAGGTCCGCCTGACGCTGGGCAGTGAGCGCGTCGAGGTGGAGAACGCCCGCATCGTCGTCGAGACCGCCCCCAAGGCCTCCTTGCCGCGGGGCAAGCCCGCTCCAAAGAAGCCATGA
- the lptB gene encoding LPS export ABC transporter ATP-binding protein has protein sequence MSRGQLWAEGLQKSFRKRQVVRGVSFNVTQGEVVGLLGPNGAGKTTSFNMVVGLVTPDAGRVRVEDEELTHLPMHRRARRGLGYLPQEASVFRKLTVRQNFLAVLELQKDLDRKTREARATALIEEFGLGRVADSLGETLSGGERRRAEIARSLIPNPRFILFDEPFAGVDPINVGDLQKQIALLRDRGLGVLITDHNVQDTLGICDRAYIIAQGQILEEGTPAQIAASPRARAVYLGERFRLLVP, from the coding sequence ATGAGCCGCGGGCAGCTGTGGGCCGAGGGCCTCCAGAAGAGCTTCCGCAAGCGCCAGGTGGTGCGCGGCGTCTCCTTCAATGTCACCCAGGGCGAAGTGGTGGGGCTGCTTGGACCCAACGGCGCCGGGAAGACGACCAGCTTCAACATGGTGGTGGGGCTCGTCACCCCGGATGCGGGCCGCGTGCGCGTGGAGGACGAGGAACTCACACACCTGCCCATGCACCGGCGCGCGCGCCGGGGGCTGGGGTACCTGCCCCAGGAAGCCTCGGTGTTCCGCAAGCTCACGGTGCGGCAGAACTTCCTGGCCGTGCTGGAGCTCCAGAAGGACCTGGACCGGAAGACGCGCGAGGCGCGTGCCACGGCCCTCATCGAGGAGTTCGGCCTGGGCCGCGTGGCGGACTCGCTGGGGGAGACGCTCTCGGGCGGGGAGCGGCGGCGCGCGGAGATCGCCCGCTCCCTCATCCCCAACCCGCGCTTCATCCTCTTCGACGAGCCCTTCGCCGGGGTGGACCCCATCAATGTGGGAGATCTCCAGAAGCAGATCGCCCTGCTCCGGGATCGCGGCCTGGGGGTGCTCATCACCGATCACAACGTCCAGGACACCCTGGGCATCTGTGACCGGGCGTACATCATCGCCCAGGGGCAGATCCTCGAGGAGGGCACCCCCGCGCAGATCGCCGCCTCGCCCCGGGCGCGCGCGGTCTACCTGGGAGAGCGCTTCCGGCTGCTGGTTCCCTGA
- the rpoN gene encoding RNA polymerase factor sigma-54 has protein sequence MGMELKQSLKLTQQLVMTPQLQQAIKLLQLSRMELLEQVREEMEQNPLLEQPEEQAPGDVTDKEPGEASLEAANMEVHQDRDATPVGDSTPEFKGDSDNPPEIDWEAYLNSYQFNEQSTASNRGNVATEDMPSFEANMVKKEDLVDHLQEQMGMLRLNEAERRVAMLIIGNLDDDGYLKLPDVEGDPLIRLTNEADVPMHVAERTLRRIQNLEPKGCGARDLQECLLIQVQGLKDRSAPLLGLMIKRYMKYLESKNLPAIAKELKISMDEVVAAAKLLPKLDPKPGRNFSGDDAPYITPDVFIYKMGDEYTVVLNDDGLSKLRISGAYRNALKNGSVSPGQAKEFIQDKLRSAQWLIRSIHQRQRTIFKVTESIVKFQRDFLEKGIAHLRPLILRDVAEDIGMHESTVSRVTTSKYVHTPQGIFELKYFFNSSIARVSGDDTASEAVKHHIKQLVSQENPREPYSDQKIVELLKSQGTEIARRTVAKYREVLGILPSSKRKRYF, from the coding sequence ATGGGTATGGAACTCAAGCAAAGCCTGAAACTCACGCAGCAGCTGGTGATGACACCGCAGCTGCAACAGGCGATCAAGCTTCTCCAGCTTTCCAGGATGGAACTGCTGGAGCAGGTCCGGGAGGAGATGGAGCAGAACCCGCTGCTGGAGCAGCCGGAAGAGCAGGCCCCGGGAGATGTGACGGACAAGGAGCCGGGGGAGGCCTCCCTGGAGGCCGCCAACATGGAGGTCCACCAGGACCGGGACGCCACCCCGGTGGGTGACAGCACCCCGGAGTTCAAGGGCGACTCGGACAACCCGCCGGAGATCGACTGGGAGGCGTACCTCAACAGCTACCAGTTCAACGAGCAGAGCACCGCCTCCAACCGCGGCAACGTGGCCACCGAGGACATGCCGTCCTTCGAAGCCAACATGGTGAAGAAGGAGGACCTGGTCGACCATCTGCAAGAGCAGATGGGGATGCTGCGGTTGAACGAGGCCGAGCGCCGGGTGGCCATGCTCATCATCGGCAACCTGGATGACGACGGCTACCTGAAGCTGCCGGACGTGGAGGGAGATCCGCTCATCCGCCTGACCAACGAGGCGGACGTGCCCATGCACGTGGCGGAGCGGACGCTGCGGCGCATCCAGAACCTGGAGCCCAAGGGCTGCGGCGCGCGGGACTTGCAGGAGTGCCTGCTCATCCAGGTGCAGGGGCTGAAGGACCGCAGCGCGCCCCTGCTGGGGCTGATGATCAAGCGGTACATGAAGTACCTGGAGAGCAAGAACCTGCCGGCCATCGCCAAGGAGCTGAAGATTTCGATGGATGAGGTGGTGGCGGCGGCGAAGCTCCTGCCCAAGCTGGACCCGAAGCCGGGCCGCAACTTCAGCGGCGATGACGCGCCGTACATCACCCCGGACGTCTTCATCTATAAGATGGGGGACGAGTACACGGTGGTGCTCAACGACGATGGCTTGTCCAAGCTGCGCATCTCCGGCGCGTACCGGAACGCGCTGAAGAACGGCTCGGTGTCGCCGGGGCAGGCCAAGGAGTTCATCCAGGACAAGCTGCGCAGCGCGCAGTGGCTCATCCGCTCCATTCACCAGCGCCAGCGCACCATCTTCAAGGTGACCGAGAGCATCGTGAAGTTCCAGCGCGACTTCCTGGAGAAGGGCATCGCCCACCTGCGGCCGCTCATCCTCCGGGACGTGGCCGAGGACATTGGAATGCACGAGTCGACGGTGTCGCGCGTCACGACGAGCAAGTACGTGCACACCCCCCAGGGCATCTTCGAGCTGAAGTACTTCTTCAACTCGTCCATCGCGCGCGTGTCGGGCGACGACACGGCCAGCGAGGCGGTGAAGCACCACATCAAGCAGCTCGTGTCGCAAGAGAACCCGCGCGAGCCGTACTCGGACCAGAAGATCGTCGAGCTGCTCAAGTCCCAGGGCACCGAGATTGCCCGGCGCACGGTGGCCAAGTACCGCGAGGTGCTCGGCATCCTCCCCAGCAGCAAGCGCAAGCGCTACTTCTGA
- a CDS encoding Ppx/GppA phosphatase family protein, translated as MVLATPRPLFAAIDVGTNAARIELAQLSPGGVLERVFKEREAICPGEGVFARGSMSPEAVERLVNTLRRYAERCRRHDARVRAVATSALRDARNQAKVLRRVREETGLELEVVSGEEEARLICLGVLHRTPVRERSLLVDIGGGSTEIVLATGERPQGLWSLPLGAVRLTQHFDTSAEVPSAQLRRMREDIDARLRESLPGFVPRLPRVALGSSGTIRAVVDFAAREAGEGASQEQLTRAVETLARMSPRERRGHFEDRRADIIVAGALLLERVVRHLGVERVLAVKRGLRDGVLVDLLAREELVSRPKSAEATPSHRRATGSRGA; from the coding sequence ATGGTTCTTGCGACGCCCCGGCCCTTGTTCGCTGCCATCGACGTCGGCACCAATGCCGCCCGCATCGAGTTGGCCCAGCTGAGCCCCGGTGGCGTGTTGGAGCGGGTCTTCAAGGAGCGAGAGGCCATCTGTCCCGGTGAAGGCGTCTTCGCCCGGGGGTCCATGTCGCCCGAGGCCGTGGAGCGGCTGGTGAACACCCTGCGGCGCTACGCGGAGCGGTGCCGGCGTCACGACGCCCGGGTGCGCGCGGTGGCGACCAGCGCCCTGCGGGACGCACGCAACCAGGCGAAGGTGCTCCGGCGGGTGCGCGAGGAAACGGGCCTGGAGTTGGAGGTGGTGAGCGGCGAGGAGGAAGCCCGGCTCATCTGCCTGGGCGTGCTGCACCGCACGCCGGTCCGGGAGCGCTCGCTGCTGGTGGACATCGGCGGAGGCTCCACCGAGATCGTGCTCGCCACGGGCGAGCGGCCCCAGGGGCTGTGGAGCCTGCCACTGGGCGCGGTGCGGTTGACGCAACACTTCGACACCTCGGCGGAGGTGCCGTCCGCCCAACTGCGGCGGATGCGCGAGGACATCGATGCGCGGCTGCGGGAGTCGCTGCCGGGCTTCGTGCCGCGGTTGCCCCGGGTGGCGCTGGGCTCCTCGGGCACCATCCGCGCGGTGGTGGACTTCGCGGCCCGCGAAGCCGGGGAGGGGGCCTCTCAGGAGCAGCTCACCCGGGCTGTGGAGACCCTGGCGAGGATGTCCCCCCGGGAGCGGCGCGGGCACTTCGAGGACCGGCGCGCGGACATCATCGTCGCGGGGGCCCTGCTGCTGGAGCGGGTGGTCCGGCACCTGGGCGTGGAGCGCGTCCTCGCCGTCAAGCGCGGCCTGCGGGATGGCGTGCTCGTGGACCTGCTGGCCCGGGAGGAGCTCGTGTCGCGGCCCAAGTCCGCCGAGGCCACCCCCTCGCACCGCCGGGCCACGGGCTCGCGCGGGGCGTAG
- a CDS encoding GNAT family N-acetyltransferase, with translation MSTTGALPHRALIPLVVPPVTLEGHGVRLEPLRPEHAGALASLCEDTVFEFTVQVLRTQADLERYITVALEAEARGTEQPFLIRNQETGEPLGTTRYMTISRHDRTLEIGNTWLARAAWRTRANTGCKFLLLRHAFETLQVMRVQLKTDQRNARSRAAIERIGAKFEGILRHHMLVRDGVVRDTAYYSILDTEWPGVKAGLEERLGRG, from the coding sequence ATGAGCACGACCGGAGCGCTTCCCCACAGAGCCCTCATCCCCCTGGTGGTTCCCCCCGTGACGCTGGAGGGCCACGGGGTGAGGCTGGAGCCCCTGAGGCCAGAGCATGCCGGGGCGCTGGCCTCCCTCTGTGAAGACACCGTTTTCGAGTTCACCGTCCAGGTGCTGAGGACGCAGGCGGACCTGGAGCGCTACATCACCGTGGCGCTGGAGGCGGAGGCGCGTGGCACCGAGCAGCCCTTCCTCATCCGGAACCAGGAGACCGGCGAGCCGCTGGGGACCACGCGCTACATGACCATCTCCCGCCACGACCGGACGCTGGAGATTGGCAACACGTGGCTGGCGCGCGCCGCGTGGCGCACGCGGGCCAACACCGGGTGCAAGTTCCTGCTGCTGCGCCACGCCTTCGAGACGCTCCAGGTGATGCGGGTCCAGCTCAAGACGGACCAGCGCAACGCGCGCTCGCGCGCCGCCATCGAGCGGATTGGCGCGAAGTTCGAGGGCATCCTCCGCCACCACATGCTGGTCCGGGACGGCGTGGTGCGGGACACGGCGTACTATTCCATCCTGGACACCGAGTGGCCGGGCGTGAAGGCCGGGTTGGAGGAGCGGCTGGGGCGAGGGTGA